ATCAACATCAATATCTTCATCATTTGTGTGGCACGGCGCAATGCCCAAGATATCATAGAGCTTTTGGCAAGGTCCTTGATTGATGGGATCTTTGCTCAACAGCCTTTCTTCGATAGCCTCGTGCACTAAATCGGCTATTAGGCTGTTAATTACGATGGCAGACTGCGTCTCCCCTGAATGCCATATGGCGAGAAATTTAGAATTTGTTCACAAATATGTGAtaagatataaaataaacatatttttttgaatgaTATGTGAACGTCATACTTTATCgcataaaaatgattttcaattcaGGCCTGAAAAATTGACATCCAAAATTAACAATGGATAATGACAACAATAAACCGCCAGACGATgagaagcagcagccagaaCAGAGTTCAAGTGTTGAGAACGTGCTTCAATTGTTGGATGGTCAAGTGGGCGAAACGGAAACCGATCTGCCCATCGAGCTGGCGCCCAGTCTCAATAGTCTGCAGAACGCATTGGAGCATCTGAATTTTAGTGAAGCCAAGGCTTTGGTTGAGGAAATGATCGAGAGTTTACTGCCAGACCCTGGGCCCCTCAACGAAGGCAGCTCCTCAACACTGACATCTGTGGCAAAGCCACCCATAGGCTATGACGATGAGCGACTGCATCGCATTCTACATCTTCTCGAACGCTACACACGCAATCTGGAGGTAATTGAGGAGTTAATGGTGAAAGCCAGAGATAAAGCGGACACATCTCtgcagcaaacacaaaacaatgaGCTGGCAACTCAGACAATGCCACTACTTCATACCAGAAGATGCGACACCATGCGTCCTCAGAGTGATCGACGGATTCAACAGCAACCCGTGCCCCAGCCTCAATCACAACATTCGGAAATAGTCCCGCCCTGTGAGCGTAGACAGCACATTATCACGATCAGTGGCACCAACTCCTCCCCTTTCGCAGCACGTCCACTGCCTCGCACATTCATGGGACGAATCTGTCGCACTTTGGGCGAGTTTGCCGGAGCTTTCTGTCTGTGCTTGCAGGTGAACAGGGATTGCATTTTTTGTCTCGGCTTCTTCATTGCGTTTGTGATCAGTGCCAGTTTCTTGACTGCTTTCTTTTATCGCACCATCAACCTGACAACGTCGCCCATCCGAGTGCCAATTGATGCCACTCCAATGTCTTCGTCGGCCAGAGATACGGTCTCACTGCGTTCAAATGGTGGCTACTACTACATCTATAACAGCAATCGACAGCATTTTGTATAAGATTGGGAATAtcttcaaataataaataaaaacgtgTAAATAAATGGTAATTTAATGTGCTCTATTATTATTGCTAAAACTGTACTTAAAATATGTTGAATCTTATGTCAgttgatattaattttattggctgattatttttggtatattttaaatgaatataccattcggtatattttagtttttttttaattcttttcggattacattatttttatttaacaggGTTTCCATAATTAGGAAACCAAATTctattaatttactttatttatttaatgaatttttgtttagcGACCTATTCTATCATTCTCATATAAAGCCGTTAGATCCTCGTAATTATTATGTACAATAGTCACATTGGAAATATAACATTCCAATAATAATATCGGTCTACAATACTTAAACTTAACTTAATtgtgataaacaaaaaaaaaaacaggcgATTCATTTGCCTTACCTAACGACTTTTCATTCCCATTTAAATCCGATAGGTGAGGTACAGttacataattattatttacatacaatagccaaatggaaattgtttttcataaatgttgttaatataagtaaacaaaattatcTCTTATACTATATGGTTAATTAATTGATGTGTAACcagcataaatattataaaacgATTAGGGACTATATTGATTCAACATTTTGCCAAAGAAGTAACTTTggttatatttgaaaaaatactattattcaGTTTTTTGTAAGCACTAAGCATGAACActacaattttgtttgttttgaaattgGTTCTACTTTTCTCTTGTACTTTGATTACTCAAGGAGCAAAGGTAAATAATTACAGACATTTTACTTCTATTAATTAATCTTAATTGTATGTGTTTTTATAACAGAGAAAAGCAGTGGTTTATTttgacaaatttaaaattgaaaaccaCAACAAAGAGCTACTGAAGATAGACTATCAAATTAATAGCACTTCTGACAATGTATCAACCATCTATGCAAACTTCGAGATTGCTGAAGATTTGGAATATTTCAATGGCACCTTTAATTTGAGTATTCGAAATGGTGGCAAATATGTTAGCTTTGGTAATCAGGACATTGACTGCAATGGAATGGGTATGATTTACAACCATTATTTAATCCAGATGATAGCCGTTAGTTTACGATCCTATTCCAATATTCCTCTAAGCTGTCCTTACAAAAAGGTTGCattctaaattattatatttacatatacatatgttatttacaaatttttgtattttcagaacaaactatattatataaacGGCTTTAAAATCGTAACGGATATAGTACCAAGTTATTTTCCCGAAGTATCATTTACCACAGATGCGAAAATTTACTTCAATCAGCGTCTTAGTCTTCGCATAAGAACGGAAGGTCACTTGGGCCGAAAGTAATGTAAATAATACTATTGTATTCTAAAAATGTTGCATGTCAtgtcaaaataaatgtttcacaatttaatgtattttccaatttaatacaaattaaatatttttattgcttaaaaaaagataaatcGTTTTAGTTCTGCTTGATAGGACTGAATTCATTTACAAAAACGTTTATTCGACTTGCGAATACTTTACAATGACcagattttattattcatatgACAGCGTATAACATTTATCATACCACAAAAAACTAAAGATTAATCTAACGCatgttttttaattactatttactttaacatttttaattcaataaatgtaaaaaacaatGTTCAATGTTTTCAAAATAGCTATACACATTTGTCATACTACAATAAATTTGATCAGGAGCCCGATCATAATATGCTCTCTATGCTTGGGTTACTCCAGACATATTAGAAATCAAT
This DNA window, taken from Drosophila nasuta strain 15112-1781.00 chromosome 2L, ASM2355853v1, whole genome shotgun sequence, encodes the following:
- the LOC132798274 gene encoding uncharacterized protein LOC132798274, whose product is MDNDNNKPPDDEKQQPEQSSSVENVLQLLDGQVGETETDLPIELAPSLNSLQNALEHLNFSEAKALVEEMIESLLPDPGPLNEGSSSTLTSVAKPPIGYDDERLHRILHLLERYTRNLEVIEELMVKARDKADTSLQQTQNNELATQTMPLLHTRRCDTMRPQSDRRIQQQPVPQPQSQHSEIVPPCERRQHIITISGTNSSPFAARPLPRTFMGRICRTLGEFAGAFCLCLQVNRDCIFCLGFFIAFVISASFLTAFFYRTINLTTSPIRVPIDATPMSSSARDTVSLRSNGGYYYIYNSNRQHFV
- the LOC132785165 gene encoding uncharacterized protein LOC132785165, whose translation is MNTTILFVLKLVLLFSCTLITQGAKRKAVVYFDKFKIENHNKELLKIDYQINSTSDNVSTIYANFEIAEDLEYFNGTFNLSIRNGGKYVSFGNQDIDCNGMGMIYNHYLIQMIAVSLRSYSNIPLSCPYKKNKLYYINGFKIVTDIVPSYFPEVSFTTDAKIYFNQRLSLRIRTEGHLGRK